Part of the Paroedura picta isolate Pp20150507F chromosome 3, Ppicta_v3.0, whole genome shotgun sequence genome is shown below.
TAGCTTTTAGTTTGCCTGCAATCCTTTGTGTTCCCATTCCTATTCATTCAGAGAAATGAACCAGGAGGACTTCAGTGGAAGGCATTTAGTTGACACTACTGTGCAGCTACGATAGGGCAattgcataattttttaaaaaatcccaccccTCACATGTCAGAAGTGCTGCATCCACCTAAAGTAAGAAAACTATGTCTTTGAGTTGTAGTTGCAGAATGAATAAAACAGAATGGGGCATGAAGGCAGGAACAGACTGTGTAATCAAGCTTAACGGCTCAACTGCTTGGAAAATCTGCAGGAAGCTGCGGGTGCAGAATACGCCATAGATTTCAGAGCCTGTTAGCCACAATGGGAGCTCTCTGATCGGCAGTTTGCGGTGCTTGTCTAGCTTTGGAGGGCCCCATATAATGTTCTTAAAGCTGGAGAGAATTCCACCCCCACTATTGCCTGGGAATTTGATGGAGTCAACAGCAGGATTTCTGGAAAACGTCTCCATTTCATGAGCTGACGGAGAATGGTCATGGAGCGTGTGCCTCACTGAACATTGCTTCGCAGACCCTGGACCGACCAAAATTCAGCATAGATTTTGCTTTGTgtgttcatgctcatccctagtcaAGGTGCAGACAAAGGGAACCAAGACTATTCCTGCACCTTCCCCTGACACACTTCTGGCACAGCCCAATTCGGATGTAGGAATTATAATGGAAGGGCTCAGTTACTATCCTAAGGAGTTCTAGAATGGCCATAATGTGATTTCATTTCTAGGCTGACCAGGATTCCAACCCGATCACAGTTTATGGGGGAATGTCTACTCCGGGGAGTGGCTTTgggtctccctcccccattcaggGCTTCTACTCACTTGGTCTCGATGCCTTTGATGAGAGCACATTCCAGAAACCACAGTGCCGGGCGGGGGAGGGCGTCATGACTTGAGGCGGCTCTGTGCTGATGCGAAAGAAGTTCTGCTCTTCAGGGTTATAGAGCGGCCATGTTTTCTCACCAACATCTGAAGGGGTGGGATTGCTGGTCAGGAGGCAAAAACGAAGTCAGATTTCCATGAAGCCAGAGGTCTGTACAAGGTACACATTATATGTTGTCATCTATTGATTCATTCATGACTTTTGTCTCAATGAAACTCAACGATTTcagtgttaaaaaacaaaacagctagtAAAAGACATGCCTGGGTAAGGTCCCTGCCACATATTGCACTGAGATTTGTAATCACAGTAGTGATTTAACATTAGAATTGGGAAAGCTTTCATCCCTGTCAACATATGCAAAATCCTGGGTCTTGTTAATGGCACCGCAGACTAAAAGAAGGCCGCGACTTACCCAGGGGCCGCCCATTGACGGGTGGAGGTGACAAGCGCCAAAAGAAAAGGCGCAAGGGATGGCGGGCCTGCAGGAGCGTCGGGATGGCACGACGTAGAGCGAGCAGGGCGGGGCGtgaaggtgggctataaaagcGCCACGTGGCGCGGGCCCTGCCATCGGCAGAagtctttccctcccacccaccctatgttaacATTGTAATGGTTGCTTGTTCTGGTTTGTTATGCATTGAAATTTATATCACCCTAGTGGGAgggcatagggggagcctgagttTTTGGGGGATTAAGgcttgcggcccgactcccaagttgggacctcctaagaggtggctggccGTGAACAAAAGGACCCTCTGCGGAAGAGGCTCTGGGATTCTCGCAGCCGGGTGGCCCGAgattggaccaatggaggtgtgcgcccccgGCGGTACCTCAGGCGGGCACTTCCCTAGTTAGGATCCTAGTGGCATCAGGACCTCGTCTCCCGGCTGGGAGAAAGCGAGGGATTCCTGATATGGCCACTAGGAAATGCAGGTGTGGgggtggtcggctgaccacgggATAGGCTCTCCCCTATGTTCAACCAACACTCCAGGTGTTtggaataaaaagctgtggctgATTTTGCCAAATAATAAAAGGTTTAAGcgtcttctttggggccagggatgctCTCCTGCCTGTCAATATGGCTGCCAGTCAAAAAACCCTAGGGAGATTGTGACCTGGGTGACCCTGACTCCCAAAATTAGGTGGGTAATAAACAGAGCAAAAGCCTTTTCTGTGGGGAAGACCTGGTTGTAGAATATCTTCTTTAGAGATATGTGCCAGATACCTGCTCCAATATCATTTTGGTGTCAAGTTCAGCCAACTTTATTACCCCAAGTTTTTAATAACACACTTGCTTTTTGCTGCTCTGGAATATGATATAAAACTAAAAGCCTTTCTGATTGTTATTTCATTCTTCTTAGTAATTGTCATTATGCTTTCACTAGTTATCATGGACGTTTAATATCAAAAGACAGAAGTTTTTGCCCCCAAGAATGGCGTAAAAGCCAGCATAGTGTAATGGCTAGAGTGCTGGATCCAGGAAACCCATGTTCAGATCCTGACCCTGGTATGAAACAGTCTCTCTGTCATCCTCAGCTACCTTAACACCTACAATATTATTAGgagattaaaatggaggatgacTTAAGCCCCATGGAAGAAATGCAGGATAATAAGAAGATTCTCAAACATGTAACTGAATAACTACTCTTACCCACTTCGAGCAAATTCCGCCCAATATTGCATCATTTTGGAGGTTAACTCTAACTCTGCATCTGTGTACGTTTCATTGGTTCTCAGGAAGAATGTAAGAGTTCCAAAAAGGTACGGGATCTCAGATCCATGGGCTGCCCCCATCCATTCAGGCCAAAAGGAGCCATTGGTGCAATGGGTGAAGGTATAAGCATATACGGGGCTTCCATTCTTTGCAGTCTCTGTGGCAATTCTGTTTGCGGGACATACAAAGAAGTAATCACCCCAGGCCTGAGTCAAGGCAGAACGATTCTGTGCTGGGCCCTCTGGTTCTTCTTTGCTGTACGTCAGAGCAATGGACTGGATGAAGTCTTCTGTTGCATTGGGTATAGTTGTGTTCAGATGCATCAAGAGCTCTTCCGAGGTCAAAAGGCTTTCATTGAATTTATGTGAAGAAGGAGCAGCAAGGTAGACAAAGATGGACCCTTCGTCAGAGGTGGTGCCAATCATAATAGGCTTAGACTGAAAGCGCCTGGACTCCACAAGTTTCTGGGGGTCATCGGGAAGGAAATCTCCATCTGTTGTCGGTACGAAGGGAAGGTTCAGAACAATCTTGGGATTCACAACAAGAAACATGTATGTTTGAAAatcttccattttcttttcctgcaagCAGCTCACTATGTCAGTGTCCTCACCCTCTGTACAGCCCATCATGCCAGCCAGGGACAAGGCCCTCCTCTTTGCCTCCTCAGGGCTCACCCAGGCCCAGGGAGCGGTGGCCGTTCCACTCTGCAGCACAGCACGGGCAAAAAGTGGCTGACTCCCCGGGGAGAGGAGGTGATGGCTGACGGATGCTCCTCCAGCACTTACGCCAAAAATGGTTATCCGAGTGGGGTCTCCTCCGAAGGCAGCTGCATTCTCCCTCACCCATCTGAGGGCCAACTGCTGGTCCCAAAGGCCCATGTTTCCGGGGGCAGCTGGTGGTAATGAAAGGAAGCCTAGAGCACCCAAACGGTAATTCATGGAGACCACAAGGACATTCTGGGTAGCAGCCAAGAATGCTCCATCAGATATAGGCAGGGAAGCTGTGCCAAGATAAAACCCACCACCATGGATCGAGACCAGGACAGCAGCTGGTGCGGAGGGCCGGGGATGGGGCACCCAGACATTGAGGAAGAGACAGTCCTCCGAAATGGGCGTGTTGGGCTTGAAATTTGCAGCCTCAGGAATCCCTGAAAGAGATACCTGGGGGCACGAATGGCCAAAGTTGGTGGCATCCAGGATGGGGCTCCATGGCTGATGGGGAACAGGCTTCTGGAAACGCAATTTCCCCACGGGGGGTTCTGCATAGGGGATGCCCAGATAGGCTGTGACTGTTTTTGAGCCAGCTGGGAGATGCTTCCCCTGGATAGGGCCACTGCTGGTGACCACTACAGTTGCATTGTCAGCAGAAGACTTGGGTCCCAGAAGGGACAGGACCAGGAAACTCCACCAAAGGTGGTGACCGGTCATTGCCGCACCTGAAAGGGAAGCATCATAGAAGCAgttactaaaaagaaaaaaaaagacagggcATTTCAACCTCTCTAACCCTACTCTCCTT
Proteins encoded:
- the LOC143831583 gene encoding cholinesterase-like; translation: MTGHHLWWSFLVLSLLGPKSSADNATVVVTSSGPIQGKHLPAGSKTVTAYLGIPYAEPPVGKLRFQKPVPHQPWSPILDATNFGHSCPQVSLSGIPEAANFKPNTPISEDCLFLNVWVPHPRPSAPAAVLVSIHGGGFYLGTASLPISDGAFLAATQNVLVVSMNYRLGALGFLSLPPAAPGNMGLWDQQLALRWVRENAAAFGGDPTRITIFGVSAGGASVSHHLLSPGSQPLFARAVLQSGTATAPWAWVSPEEAKRRALSLAGMMGCTEGEDTDIVSCLQEKKMEDFQTYMFLVVNPKIVLNLPFVPTTDGDFLPDDPQKLVESRRFQSKPIMIGTTSDEGSIFVYLAAPSSHKFNESLLTSEELLMHLNTTIPNATEDFIQSIALTYSKEEPEGPAQNRSALTQAWGDYFFVCPANRIATETAKNGSPVYAYTFTHCTNGSFWPEWMGAAHGSEIPYLFGTLTFFLRTNETYTDAELELTSKMMQYWAEFARSGNPTPSDVGEKTWPLYNPEEQNFFRISTEPPQVMTPSPARHCGFWNVLSSKASRPNHPSDTSIPANPEGNEKPEI